The following DNA comes from Nocardia sp. XZ_19_385.
CCGCTGGTCGTTTCCGAGGTCAACCCGGAAGCCACCCGCAACCTGGTCAAGGGCATCATCGCCAACCCGAACTGCACCACCATGGCGGCCATGCCGGTGCTCAAGCCGTTGCACGAGGAGGCGGGCCTGCAGCGCCTGATCATCTCCAGCTACCAGGCTGTTTCGGGTTCCGGCCTGGCCGGTGTGGAGGAACTCGCCTCGCAGGTGCGCGCCGTGATCGGCGATGCCGAGAAGCTGGTGCACGGCGGTAATACCGTGCAGTTCCCCGCGCCGAACAAGTACGTCGCGCCGATCGCGTTCGACGTGATCCCGCTCGCGGGTTCGCTGGTTGATGACGGCAGCGGCGAGACCGACGAGGATCAGAAACTGCGCAACGAGAGCCGTAAGATTCTCGGTCTGCCGGAGCTGCTGGTGAGCGGCACCTGCGTGCGCGTCCCCGTGTTCACCGGGCATTCGCTGTCGATCAACGCCGAATTCGCCAACCCGCTGTCGGTGGAGCGCGCGAAGGAGATCCTCGCGAGCGCCGCGGGCGTGCAGCTGGTCGACGTGCCGACCCCGCTGCAGGCCGCCGGTGCCGACGAGTCGCTCGTGGGTCGGATCCGCCAGGATCCGGGTGTGCCGGACGGCCGCGGCCTGGCGTTGTTCGTCTCCGGCGACAACCTGCGGAAGGGCGCCGCGCTCAACACGATTCAGATCGCGGAAGTGTTGCTCAGCCAGCGCTGATCGCGCAGCTCGCCGGAAAATCATTGGACGGCGACGGGCTGTCCGTCGAATCATGTAGCCATGGTTCAAGATCTGAAGCAAGCAGAGCGGGATCGGGAAGCCTACGAACAAGCCCGCAGGGAAATGGAAGCATCGTTGAACGCGGCCGGGCCGCTGCTCACCGATCGCTACTGGTGGAGCGGCAACGCGGCCGTTCGGCGTAACTGAAACTGATAGCCTGCGGCGATGGCGAATCCGTACCCCCAGGTGTATCTCGGTGATCGACTCGTACCCGCCGAGGCGGCCCACGTCAGTGTGGCCTCCTCGGCGGTGCTGTACGGCCTGAGCGTCTACACGGTCTTTCCCGTCTTCGTGGCGGGATCCGCCCGCACCGCATTCCGGCTGGAAGACCACTTCCGCCGGATGGAAGAGTCCTGCAAGATCATCGGGATCGATCGCTTCGCGCAGGAGTGGGATTTCGACCGCTTCCGCGCCGCGGCGGTCGAGCTGATCGCGGCCAACGAACTCACCGAGGACGTCTTCGTCCGCGCCACCGTCCATGTGGTGCAGTCGATTCCGGGCACCCGCGTGCGTGGCTGCGACATTCAGGTCAGCATGTTCATCTACCCGGCTACGCCGATCGTCCCGCAGCACGGCATGCGCCTGAAATCCAGTCCGTGGCGTCGCATTCCGGACAACGCGATCCCGTCGCGCGCCAAAGTCAACGGCGCCTACGTGAATTCGGTCCTGGCCAAACAGGACGCCATCGACAGCGGCTACGACGACTGCATCTTCCTCGACGGCAACGGTCACGTCTGCGAACTCTCCGCCGCCAACATCTTCCTGGTCCGCGGCGGCACCCTCATCACCCCCGACGTCTCCTGCGACATCCTCGACGGCATCAACCGCCGCACCATCCTCACCCTGGCTGCCGAGGACGGTATTCCCGTCCAGGAGCGCACCGTCGATCTCACCGAGCTCTACATCGCCGACGAAGTCTTCGTCACCGGCACCTCCGCCGGCTGCGCGCCCGTCACCGAAGTCGACGGCCGCACCGTCGGCGCCGGCAAGCCGGGCCCCATCGCCCAGGCCCTGCGCAAACGGCACGCCGACGCATTGCGCACCGACGAAGTGCACGGGTGGGTCAGCTCGCTATAGCCGTTCCAGCGTGGCGATCGAGGCGAGGAACAGCTCGACGTTGTCATGCACGAATTTGTCGCGGGGATAGGGCAGCGACTGCTGGATCCACGCCGTAATGGTTTCGCCGAAGGCGCCGACGAGGAACCGCGCGGTCAGATCGACCGCGGAATCGTCGGCGCCCGACGTCATTTCGCGCAGCACGGCCGCGAAGGCACGGGAGATGTCCTCGGAACGCGCCAGTCGGCGCCGGGCCACCGCGGGATGTCCATACGCCTTGGTGGACAACAGTTTTCCTTTGGCGGGCGCGGCCAGGAAGAAATCCACCATGGCTTCGACGACCGCGCCGACCTTGGCCCGCCGTTCGGGGGCCGCCGCGGCGACCGCGCTGTCCACGGCCGCGGTCAGCTGTCGGACGGCGAGTTCGAACGCCGCGCCCACCAGGTCGTCCAGATCCTGGAAGCTCTCGTAGACGAACCGGGTC
Coding sequences within:
- a CDS encoding aspartate-semialdehyde dehydrogenase; this translates as MGIRVGVVGATGQVGAVMRKLLEERNFPADEVRFFASARSAGKKLPFRGQEIVVEDTETADPSGLDIALFSAGATMSRVQAPRFAAAGVTVIDNSSAWRKDPEVPLVVSEVNPEATRNLVKGIIANPNCTTMAAMPVLKPLHEEAGLQRLIISSYQAVSGSGLAGVEELASQVRAVIGDAEKLVHGGNTVQFPAPNKYVAPIAFDVIPLAGSLVDDGSGETDEDQKLRNESRKILGLPELLVSGTCVRVPVFTGHSLSINAEFANPLSVERAKEILASAAGVQLVDVPTPLQAAGADESLVGRIRQDPGVPDGRGLALFVSGDNLRKGAALNTIQIAEVLLSQR
- a CDS encoding aminotransferase class IV, producing MANPYPQVYLGDRLVPAEAAHVSVASSAVLYGLSVYTVFPVFVAGSARTAFRLEDHFRRMEESCKIIGIDRFAQEWDFDRFRAAAVELIAANELTEDVFVRATVHVVQSIPGTRVRGCDIQVSMFIYPATPIVPQHGMRLKSSPWRRIPDNAIPSRAKVNGAYVNSVLAKQDAIDSGYDDCIFLDGNGHVCELSAANIFLVRGGTLITPDVSCDILDGINRRTILTLAAEDGIPVQERTVDLTELYIADEVFVTGTSAGCAPVTEVDGRTVGAGKPGPIAQALRKRHADALRTDEVHGWVSSL
- a CDS encoding TetR/AcrR family transcriptional regulator translates to MTKEARAYGGVSADERRAMRREQLLEAAFAVMALEGPTGLTVRTVAKEAGLSTRFVYESFQDLDDLVGAAFELAVRQLTAAVDSAVAAAAPERRAKVGAVVEAMVDFFLAAPAKGKLLSTKAYGHPAVARRRLARSEDISRAFAAVLREMTSGADDSAVDLTARFLVGAFGETITAWIQQSLPYPRDKFVHDNVELFLASIATLERL